The following are encoded together in the Nyctibius grandis isolate bNycGra1 chromosome 5, bNycGra1.pri, whole genome shotgun sequence genome:
- the ART4 gene encoding ecto-ADP-ribosyltransferase 4, protein MFLTASWVDSRMPVLLASLLLLISLQRPVKGAVSHLMMDMALHSFDDQYLGCREQMMEELERGDYFQKEIAANKDYLSLWEKAQEALLKSPVGLLREMHESHAIVLMAYTMNSSLHSQLNWATSMAGSSPEHYRHNFSFKYFHFYLTTAIQIMKQWQSSKESMGKRKCYQVHRGVKDLHIEATVGSRVRFGRFTSTSHLWNEAQKFGNETLFTVTTCLGAAVQGFSYYTSEKEVLIPPYEIFLVKSFFRTQHGNCLHLHSVGNYSKYHCQLVEASRSKNSGSTALASAILPSLVGVFMCLALND, encoded by the exons ATGTTCTTAACAGCATCTTGGGTGGACTCTAGGATGCCAGTACTGCTGGCCAGCCTTCTGTTGCTGATCTCCTTGCAAAGGCCGGTAAAAG GT GCTGTGTCCCACCTCATGATGGATATGGCTCTGCATTCCTTTGATGACCAGTATCTGGGGTGCAGAGAGCAGATGATGGAAGAACTGGAGCGAGGAGACTATTTCCAAAAGGAAATAGCTGCTAACAAGGACTATTTGAGTCTATgggagaaggctcaggaggCTTTGTTAAAGAGCCCTGTAGGTCTCCTGAGGGAGATGCATGAGAGCCATGCCATAGTCCTCATGGCTTACACCATGAACTCTTCCCTGCACTCTCAGCTGAACTGGGCCACATCTATGGCAGGAAGCTCTCCAGAGCACTACAGACACAACTtcagtttcaaatattttcacttttacttAACGACTGCTATCCAGATAATGAAGCAATGGCAGAGCAGCAAGGAGAGCATGGGGAAACGTAAGTGCTACCAGGTGCACAGGGGTGTGAAAGACCTACATATCGAGGCCACCGTAGGCAGCAGGGTGCGATTTGGCCGTTTCACCTCTACCTCTCACCTCTGGAATGAAGCCCAGAAGTTTGGGAATGAAACTTTGTTCACAGTGACCACTTGTTTGGGAGCAGCTGTTCAAGGCTTTTCTTACTACACATCTGAGAAGGAAGTCCTCATTCCCCCTTATGAGATATTCCTTGTCAAAAGCTTCTTTCGGACACAGCACGGTAACTGTCTGCATCTGCATTCTGTGGGGAACTACAGCAAGTACCACTGCCAGCTCGTGGAAG CTTCAAGAAGCAAGAACAGCGGTTCTACTGCCCTCGCCTCTGCCATTCTTCCTAGTTTAGTTGGAGTTTTCATGTGCTTGGCCCTCAATGACTGA